DNA from Halogeometricum sp. S1BR25-6:
GAGTACGTCGAGACGGGTGAGATAGGAGAGCTAGAAGACCTCCGCGAGGAACTCCCCGTCGACATGGCGGGGCTGACGAGCGTCGAAGGCGTCGGCCCGAAGACCGTCGCCTCGCTGTACGAGGCGCTCGGCATCACCACGCTCGACGAACTCGAAGCCGCCGCCGAGGAGGGCCGGATACGCGAGGTGAAGGGGTTCGGTCCGAAGACCGAGGAGAACATCCGCGAGAACGTGCCGTTCGCCCGGCGCGCGCAGGAGCGCGAACGCCTCGGCGACGCCCGACCGCTCGCCGACGACGCGCTGGCGTATCTCCGCGACGAGGACGCGGTCGAGCGAGCGGACGTCGCGGGGTCCATCCGACGCTGGCGCGACACCATCGGCGACGTGGACGTCCTCGTCGCGAGCGACGAGGCCGAGTCGGTCGTCGACGCGTTCGTCGAGTGGCCCGCCGCGAGCGACGTCATCGAGGCCGGGGAGTCGAAGGCGAGCGTCCGGTCGAACGGCGTCCGCGTCGACCTGCGCGTCGTCGACCCGGCGGAGTTCGGCGCCGCCCTCCAGTACTTCACCGGAAGCAGAGAGCACAACCGACGGGTCCGCAACGTCGCCATCGAACGGGACCTGAAGATGAACGAGTACGGCGTGTTCAACGTCTCCGAGGTCGACGACCCGGACGCCGACCAGCGGGCGGGCGAGCGAGTCGCCGGCGAGACCGAGGAGTCGATGTACGACGCCGTCGGTCTGCCCCTGATTCCACCGGAGGTCCGCGAGGACGCCGGCGAAATCGAGGCCGCGCGGGAGGGGACGCTCCCGACGCTGGTCGAGCGCTCGGACGTGCGCGGCGACCTGCACACGCACACCGACTGGTCCGACGGCCGGTACTCGCTCGACGAGATGGTTGCGGCCGCCGAAGAGCGAGGCTACGACTACTACGCCGTCACCGACCACGCCACCGGGCCGGGGATGGTCGGCGGCGTCGGCCTCTCGGACGACGAACTCCGCGAGCAGATGGACGCCGTCGAGGCGGCGGCGGCCGACGCGGACCTCGAACTCCTCCACGGCGTCGAGGCGAACGTCGACGCCGAGGGCGGCGTCTCCGTCGGCGACGACCTGCTGGCCGAACTCGACGTCGTCGTCGCCTCGCCGCATGCCGCCCTCGGACAGGACCGCGAGACGGCGACCGAACGGCTCGTGACCGCCGTCGAGCATCCCTCCGTCGACGTTCTCGGACACCCCACCGGCCGCCTCATCAACGAGCGACCCGGCCTCGACGTCGACGTCGAACGGGTCGCGACGGCCGCCGCCGAAGCGGGGACGGCCCTCGAAATCAACGCCGACCCCGCCCGCCTCGACCTGCGCGGTGAACTCGCGCGCGTCGCCGTCGAAGCGGGGGCGACCCTCGTCACGAACACCGACGCGCACGCCCCCGGCGGCCTCGACTAC
Protein-coding regions in this window:
- the polX gene encoding DNA polymerase/3'-5' exonuclease PolX translates to MSRNDEVASLFEEFADLLEAKDVEYKPNTYRRAAENIRAHARPVEELAAEGEDAVGEIQGVGEAISAKVVEYVETGEIGELEDLREELPVDMAGLTSVEGVGPKTVASLYEALGITTLDELEAAAEEGRIREVKGFGPKTEENIRENVPFARRAQERERLGDARPLADDALAYLRDEDAVERADVAGSIRRWRDTIGDVDVLVASDEAESVVDAFVEWPAASDVIEAGESKASVRSNGVRVDLRVVDPAEFGAALQYFTGSREHNRRVRNVAIERDLKMNEYGVFNVSEVDDPDADQRAGERVAGETEESMYDAVGLPLIPPEVREDAGEIEAAREGTLPTLVERSDVRGDLHTHTDWSDGRYSLDEMVAAAEERGYDYYAVTDHATGPGMVGGVGLSDDELREQMDAVEAAAADADLELLHGVEANVDAEGGVSVGDDLLAELDVVVASPHAALGQDRETATERLVTAVEHPSVDVLGHPTGRLINERPGLDVDVERVATAAAEAGTALEINADPARLDLRGELARVAVEAGATLVTNTDAHAPGGLDYVRYGVHTARRGWCEADDLLNARSVEDLRSFLH